The following are encoded in a window of Paraburkholderia sp. HP33-1 genomic DNA:
- a CDS encoding CoxG family protein, with protein MELTETHTLPVAQQQTWDALNDTEILRGCIPGCESIDPDGENAYLVALSAAVGPVKARFKGRMQLTDIDAPNTYTIVFEGQGGAAGFAKGNAQVTLEADGEAATKLSYTANAQVGGKLAQIGSRLVDGAARKIAGEFFRRFTAQLSGDSSADQAADGDASVDAEAEAEAASAQTESNEAADGESSGAAKKGKKSWTAWISKF; from the coding sequence ATGGAATTGACCGAAACTCATACGCTGCCGGTCGCGCAGCAGCAAACGTGGGACGCGTTGAACGACACCGAGATTCTGCGCGGCTGCATCCCCGGCTGCGAAAGCATCGACCCCGACGGTGAAAACGCGTACCTGGTCGCGCTGAGCGCAGCGGTCGGTCCAGTCAAGGCACGCTTCAAGGGGCGTATGCAATTGACCGACATCGATGCGCCGAACACCTACACGATCGTCTTCGAAGGCCAGGGCGGCGCCGCCGGCTTTGCGAAGGGCAACGCGCAAGTCACGCTCGAAGCCGACGGCGAGGCCGCGACGAAGCTTTCCTACACCGCCAACGCACAGGTCGGCGGCAAGCTCGCGCAGATCGGCTCGCGGCTCGTCGACGGCGCGGCACGCAAGATTGCCGGGGAATTTTTCAGGCGCTTTACCGCCCAGCTCTCGGGCGACAGTAGCGCGGATCAGGCAGCGGACGGTGACGCATCGGTGGATGCCGAGGCGGAAGCCGAAGCCGCGTCTGCGCAAACGGAATCGAACGAGGCCGCGGACGGCGAGTCCAGCGGCGCAGCAAAGAAAGGGAAGAAATCATGGACAGCGTGGATCTCGAAGTTCTGA
- a CDS encoding FAD binding domain-containing protein, translated as MYSFEYQRATDPQAAAAALTADSDAKFLAGGQSLLPTMRLRLAQPSQLIDVTRIPALKSITVDASTVTIGAAVCHADVAEHADVRRVLPALADLAGNIGDRQVRALGTIGGSLANNDPAACYPAAAMGLDATIVTDRRRITSGDFFVGMYETALAPDELIVAVEFPVPERAAYEKFNNPASHFALVGVFIAKFASGVRVAVTGAASSVFREPGLESALSANFTPEAARAVSVSPDELNEDMHASAAYRAHLIPVLAARAVTKANT; from the coding sequence ATGTATTCATTCGAGTATCAACGCGCGACGGATCCGCAAGCGGCCGCCGCAGCCCTCACCGCCGACAGCGACGCGAAGTTCCTCGCCGGCGGCCAGAGCCTTCTGCCGACGATGCGCCTGCGTCTCGCGCAACCGTCGCAGCTGATCGACGTGACGCGCATTCCCGCGCTGAAGTCGATCACCGTCGACGCGAGCACGGTGACGATCGGCGCGGCCGTGTGCCATGCGGACGTCGCCGAGCACGCGGACGTGCGGCGCGTCTTGCCCGCGCTCGCGGACCTCGCCGGGAATATCGGCGATCGCCAGGTGCGCGCGCTCGGCACGATCGGCGGCTCGCTCGCGAACAACGACCCGGCCGCGTGCTATCCAGCCGCGGCCATGGGCCTCGATGCGACGATCGTCACGGACCGGCGGCGCATCACGTCGGGCGATTTCTTTGTCGGCATGTACGAGACCGCGCTCGCGCCCGACGAGCTGATCGTCGCCGTCGAGTTTCCGGTGCCCGAGCGCGCCGCGTACGAGAAATTCAACAATCCGGCCTCGCACTTCGCGCTGGTCGGCGTGTTCATCGCGAAGTTCGCGAGCGGGGTGCGGGTCGCGGTGACGGGCGCGGCGTCATCGGTATTTCGCGAGCCCGGGCTCGAAAGCGCGCTGTCGGCGAACTTCACGCCCGAGGCGGCACGCGCGGTGAGCGTGTCGCCCGACGAGCTGAACGAAGACATGCACGCGAGCGCCGCGTATCGCGCGCATCTGATTCCGGTGCTCGCCGCGCGTGCGGTCACGAAGGCGAATACTTAG
- a CDS encoding vWA domain-containing protein, whose amino-acid sequence MTNQHTAPMLARNVVHFVRVLRGAGLPMSPAQAVDALAALQWIDLGHRDDVRAALAALLVTAPDERELFNAAFDLFWRDPDWEGKLRALLLPKVRDGLPPPKRNNRLADALAVRMPPSPNLNVPQETAQHELHAQLTFSAEERLRHRDFDTLSADEWRTLRHLIRGQRLPLATEPTRRLKAASHGTHADLRASARHAVRAGGDWTVWKYRATVERKPPLVLLLDISGSMSNYSRAVLYFCHALLQSRERLQVFLFGTRLTNATRALRERDPDVAIATLSDQVVDWSGGTRIGAALAEFNRRWARRVLTGRATVLLVTDGLDHEAIDVLDTEMARLARFAHRVVWLNPLLRFSGFTPKARGVQAILPHVDAHRPVHNLDSLAAFGRDLAQLTRAPRRTVDATTLAGATSWN is encoded by the coding sequence ATGACGAACCAGCACACCGCGCCCATGCTCGCGCGCAACGTCGTCCATTTCGTACGCGTGCTGCGCGGCGCTGGCCTGCCGATGTCGCCCGCGCAGGCGGTCGACGCGCTCGCCGCGCTGCAATGGATCGACCTCGGCCACCGCGATGACGTCCGTGCCGCGCTTGCCGCGCTGCTCGTCACCGCGCCCGACGAACGCGAGCTCTTCAATGCCGCATTCGATCTGTTCTGGCGCGATCCTGATTGGGAAGGCAAGCTGCGCGCGCTGCTGCTGCCCAAAGTGCGCGACGGGTTGCCGCCGCCCAAGCGCAACAACCGTCTCGCCGATGCGCTTGCGGTGCGCATGCCGCCGTCGCCGAATCTGAATGTGCCGCAGGAAACCGCACAGCACGAGCTTCACGCGCAGCTCACGTTCAGCGCGGAGGAGCGGCTACGTCATCGCGATTTCGACACGCTGAGCGCCGACGAATGGCGCACGTTGCGGCATCTGATCCGGGGCCAGCGGCTGCCGCTCGCAACCGAGCCGACACGGCGCCTGAAGGCCGCGTCACACGGCACGCATGCGGATCTGCGCGCGAGCGCGCGGCACGCGGTGCGCGCGGGCGGCGACTGGACCGTGTGGAAGTATCGCGCGACGGTCGAGCGCAAGCCGCCGCTCGTGCTGCTGCTCGACATCTCCGGCTCGATGAGCAACTACTCGCGCGCGGTGCTCTACTTCTGCCACGCGCTGCTGCAGTCGCGCGAACGTCTGCAGGTGTTTCTGTTCGGCACGCGGCTCACGAACGCGACGCGCGCATTGCGCGAGCGCGACCCGGATGTCGCGATCGCCACGCTCAGCGATCAGGTGGTCGACTGGTCGGGCGGCACGCGCATCGGCGCGGCGCTCGCCGAGTTCAACCGGCGCTGGGCGCGGCGCGTCCTCACAGGTCGCGCGACGGTGCTGCTCGTCACCGACGGGCTCGATCACGAAGCGATCGATGTGCTCGACACCGAAATGGCGCGCCTCGCGCGCTTCGCGCATCGCGTCGTGTGGCTCAATCCGCTGCTGCGTTTCAGCGGCTTCACGCCGAAAGCACGCGGCGTGCAGGCGATCCTGCCGCATGTCGACGCGCATCGTCCGGTTCATAATCTAGACAGTCTCGCAGCGTTCGGCCGCGATCTCGCGCAACTGACGCGCGCGCCTCGCCGCACCGTCGACGCGACGACACTCGCAGGAGCAACGTCATGGAATTGA
- a CDS encoding XdhC family protein — MDSVDLEVLKTSARWLEDGHRALLVTVVKTWGSSPRPEGAMLSVRDDGLVVGSVSGGCIEDDLIDRVRQRGIEQTLPEAVKYGITAEEAHRFGLPCGGTIQLVLEPLTRQSGIAELCHAVESGQLVARELDMTTGAVQLENAQATDGVHFDGQRLLTIHGPRYRMLVIGAGQLSRYLCHIAVGLDYQVTVCDPREEYTEEWDVPGTKIVRTMPDDTVIDMKLDERCAVIALTHDPKLDDLALMEALKTPAFYVGALGSRRNNHARRERLKEFDLNEAELARLHGPVGIYIGSRTPPEIAVSILAEVTAAKNGVSLPTLLQVEGAKAAREIAASGGAACSV; from the coding sequence ATGGACAGCGTGGATCTCGAAGTTCTGAAAACCAGCGCCCGCTGGCTGGAGGACGGACATCGCGCGCTCCTCGTGACGGTCGTGAAGACGTGGGGCTCGTCGCCGCGTCCCGAGGGCGCGATGCTCTCGGTGCGCGACGACGGCCTCGTGGTGGGCTCGGTGTCCGGGGGCTGCATCGAAGACGATCTGATTGATCGCGTGCGGCAACGAGGCATCGAGCAGACCCTTCCGGAAGCGGTGAAGTACGGCATTACAGCAGAGGAAGCGCATCGCTTCGGGCTGCCTTGCGGTGGCACGATCCAGCTCGTGCTCGAACCGTTGACACGACAAAGCGGCATCGCCGAGCTGTGTCACGCGGTGGAAAGCGGGCAGCTCGTCGCACGCGAGCTCGACATGACGACGGGCGCGGTGCAGCTCGAAAACGCGCAGGCGACCGACGGCGTGCATTTCGACGGCCAGCGTCTGTTGACGATCCACGGTCCGCGCTACCGGATGCTCGTGATCGGCGCCGGGCAGCTGTCGCGCTACCTGTGCCATATCGCGGTGGGGCTCGACTATCAGGTGACGGTGTGCGATCCGCGCGAGGAATACACCGAGGAATGGGACGTGCCCGGCACGAAGATCGTACGCACGATGCCGGACGATACCGTGATCGACATGAAGCTCGACGAGCGCTGCGCGGTGATCGCGCTCACGCACGATCCGAAGCTCGACGATCTCGCGCTGATGGAAGCGCTGAAGACGCCGGCGTTCTATGTCGGCGCGCTGGGCTCACGCAGGAACAATCACGCGCGGCGCGAGCGCCTGAAGGAGTTCGATCTGAACGAAGCCGAACTGGCCCGTTTGCATGGACCGGTCGGTATTTATATCGGCAGCAGGACGCCGCCTGAGATCGCGGTGTCGATTCTCGCGGAAGTGACGGCGGCGAAGAATGGCGTGTCGCTGCCGACGCTTTTGCAGGTCGAAGGCGCGAAGGCCGCGCGGGAAATCGCGGCGTCGGGGGGCGCCGCTTGCAGCGTGTAG
- a CDS encoding sensor histidine kinase produces MDTSTAVPFNAPPASSAQRDGVDMPSLAAREIERLRARVRELSAELVDAQESVRRHVARELHDGVGAELTATRFALAGIETWLPADAPPQCAAALAVANRSLDAVCAASREAVAQLHAPSFESGVAGALQGWIRDFAARTDLRTTFTCSDDARLARLPADAALALFRVAQEALNNVAKHAHATCADVRLETGARHLKLFVSDDGIGLPRGARELGGENQANGHFGLTGMQARCTAFDGALRVSARRAGIGHGEGSSDGSTGAIAPRGTLIQARFAWHALLADTAAPRTARRALQS; encoded by the coding sequence ATGGATACGTCGACTGCCGTCCCGTTCAACGCTCCGCCGGCCTCGTCAGCGCAGCGTGATGGCGTCGACATGCCGTCGCTCGCCGCGCGCGAGATCGAACGGTTGCGTGCGCGGGTGCGCGAGCTGTCGGCCGAACTGGTCGACGCACAGGAGAGCGTGCGCCGTCACGTCGCGCGCGAGCTGCACGACGGCGTCGGCGCCGAGCTGACCGCGACGCGCTTCGCGCTCGCCGGCATCGAAACCTGGCTGCCCGCCGACGCGCCGCCGCAATGCGCAGCCGCGCTCGCGGTCGCGAACCGTTCGCTCGACGCCGTGTGCGCAGCGAGCCGCGAAGCCGTCGCGCAGCTGCACGCGCCGTCGTTCGAGAGCGGCGTCGCCGGGGCGCTGCAAGGCTGGATCCGCGACTTCGCCGCGCGCACCGACTTGCGCACCACCTTCACCTGCTCCGACGACGCGCGGCTCGCGCGTCTGCCCGCCGATGCGGCGCTCGCCTTGTTCCGCGTCGCGCAGGAAGCGCTCAACAACGTCGCGAAGCATGCCCATGCGACGTGCGCCGACGTGCGCCTCGAAACCGGAGCGCGTCATCTGAAGCTCTTCGTCAGCGACGACGGTATCGGCCTGCCACGCGGCGCGCGCGAACTCGGTGGCGAGAATCAGGCAAATGGCCATTTCGGCCTCACCGGCATGCAGGCGCGCTGCACCGCGTTCGACGGCGCGCTGCGGGTCAGCGCGAGACGCGCGGGCATCGGACATGGCGAGGGCAGCAGCGATGGCAGCACCGGCGCCATTGCCCCGCGCGGCACCCTGATCCAGGCCCGCTTCGCCTGGCACGCGCTGCTCGCCGACACCGCCGCGCCGCGCACCGCCCGGCGCGCACTGCAATCGTGA
- a CDS encoding xanthine dehydrogenase family protein molybdopterin-binding subunit, which yields MNAPDTPSLIGAAVERKEDYRFLTGKGQYTDDIVLPQQTYAVFLRSPYAHAKIKSIDTSAAKQSPGVVAIFTGADLAAENVGGLPCGWLIHSIDGKPMNEPPHPVIAHTKARHVGDQVALVIAESINAAKDAAELINVDYDVLPAVVDTAHAADPGQAAVHDEVPDNVCYNWGHGDKAATDAAFAKAAHVTTLDIVNNRLVPNAIEPRAVNASFSAQDDSYTLYVANQNPHVERLLMAAFVLSLPESKLRVIAPDVGGGFGSKIFLYAEDVALTWASKKIGRPVKWTAERSEAFLSDAHGRDHVTKAELAMDADGKFLAMRVHTIANMGAYLSTFASSVPTILYATLLAGQYATPAIYAEVKAVFTNTVPVDAYRGAGRPEATFVVERLVETAAREMKLDPAEIRRRNFITQFPYATPVGLTYDTGDYNTILSRALDIADVAGFAARRQESERNGKRRGLGYSCYIEACGLAPSNIAGALGARAGLFEVGQIRVHPTGSVTVFTGSHSHGQGHETTFAQVVADRLGIPLESVEVVHGDTGRIAFGMGTYGSRSIAVGGSAISKALDKIEAKAKKIAAHLLEASAEDIEFKNGVFRVAGTDRTKAFAEISLAAYVPHNYPLDVLEPGLEESAFYDPTNFTYPSGAYICEIEVDPDTGVSRIQKFTAVDDFGNVINPMIVEGQVHGGLAQGIGQAILERCVYDNDSGQLLSGSYMDYAMPHASDLPDFTVETVKGTPCTHNPLGVKGCGEAGAIGSPPAVINAIIDALAPLGVTDLQMPATPHRVWSAIQAAKQAAKQA from the coding sequence ATGAACGCACCCGATACCCCGAGCCTGATCGGCGCCGCTGTCGAACGCAAGGAAGACTATCGCTTCCTGACCGGCAAAGGCCAGTACACCGACGACATCGTGCTGCCGCAGCAAACCTACGCGGTGTTCCTGCGCTCGCCGTATGCGCACGCGAAGATCAAGAGCATCGACACGAGCGCGGCCAAACAGTCGCCAGGCGTCGTCGCGATCTTCACCGGCGCGGATCTCGCCGCCGAGAACGTCGGCGGACTGCCGTGCGGCTGGCTGATCCACAGCATCGACGGCAAGCCGATGAACGAACCGCCGCATCCCGTGATCGCGCATACGAAAGCGCGGCACGTGGGCGACCAGGTCGCGCTCGTGATCGCCGAATCGATCAACGCCGCGAAAGATGCGGCCGAACTGATCAACGTTGATTACGACGTACTGCCGGCCGTCGTCGATACCGCGCATGCGGCCGATCCGGGTCAGGCGGCCGTGCACGACGAAGTGCCCGACAACGTCTGCTACAACTGGGGCCACGGCGACAAGGCCGCGACCGATGCCGCGTTCGCGAAAGCCGCACACGTGACCACGCTCGACATCGTCAACAACCGCCTCGTGCCGAATGCGATCGAACCGCGCGCGGTCAATGCGAGCTTTTCGGCGCAGGACGACAGCTACACGCTGTATGTCGCGAATCAGAATCCGCATGTAGAGCGGCTGCTGATGGCCGCGTTCGTGCTGTCGCTGCCGGAATCGAAGCTGCGCGTGATCGCGCCGGACGTCGGCGGCGGCTTCGGCTCGAAAATCTTTCTGTACGCGGAAGACGTTGCGCTCACGTGGGCATCGAAGAAGATCGGCCGGCCGGTCAAGTGGACGGCCGAGCGCTCCGAAGCATTTCTCTCCGACGCGCACGGCCGCGACCACGTGACGAAAGCCGAACTCGCGATGGATGCCGACGGCAAGTTCCTCGCGATGCGCGTGCATACGATCGCGAACATGGGCGCGTATCTGTCGACGTTCGCGTCGAGCGTGCCGACGATCCTGTACGCGACGCTGCTCGCCGGGCAATACGCGACGCCCGCGATCTACGCAGAAGTGAAAGCGGTCTTCACCAACACCGTTCCCGTTGATGCGTATCGCGGTGCGGGCCGGCCGGAAGCGACGTTCGTCGTCGAGCGTCTGGTCGAAACCGCGGCGCGCGAAATGAAGCTCGACCCCGCGGAAATCCGCCGCCGCAACTTCATCACCCAGTTCCCGTACGCGACGCCGGTCGGCCTCACCTATGACACCGGTGACTACAACACGATCCTGTCACGCGCACTCGACATCGCGGACGTCGCAGGTTTCGCCGCGCGCCGGCAGGAGTCCGAACGAAACGGCAAGCGACGCGGCCTCGGCTACTCGTGCTACATCGAGGCATGCGGTCTCGCGCCGTCGAACATCGCGGGCGCGCTCGGCGCGCGCGCGGGCCTGTTCGAAGTCGGCCAGATCCGCGTGCATCCGACCGGTTCGGTCACCGTGTTCACGGGCTCGCATAGTCACGGCCAGGGACATGAGACGACCTTCGCGCAGGTCGTCGCGGACCGGCTCGGCATTCCGCTTGAAAGCGTCGAGGTCGTGCATGGCGACACCGGCCGTATCGCGTTCGGCATGGGCACGTATGGCTCGCGTTCGATTGCGGTCGGCGGCTCGGCCATCTCGAAGGCGCTCGACAAGATCGAAGCAAAGGCGAAGAAAATCGCCGCGCATCTGCTGGAAGCGTCGGCTGAAGATATCGAGTTCAAGAACGGCGTGTTCCGCGTTGCGGGGACCGATCGCACCAAGGCGTTCGCGGAAATCTCGCTCGCCGCATACGTGCCGCACAACTATCCGCTCGATGTGCTCGAACCGGGACTCGAAGAAAGCGCGTTCTACGATCCGACCAACTTCACCTATCCGTCGGGCGCGTATATCTGCGAGATCGAAGTCGATCCCGACACCGGCGTGTCCCGCATCCAGAAGTTCACCGCAGTCGACGATTTCGGCAACGTGATCAATCCGATGATCGTCGAAGGTCAGGTACATGGCGGGCTCGCGCAAGGCATCGGCCAGGCGATACTCGAGCGCTGCGTGTACGACAACGACAGTGGCCAACTGCTGTCCGGCTCCTACATGGACTACGCGATGCCGCATGCGTCCGATCTGCCCGACTTCACGGTCGAAACCGTGAAGGGCACGCCGTGCACGCACAATCCGCTCGGCGTCAAAGGCTGCGGCGAGGCGGGCGCGATCGGCTCACCGCCGGCCGTGATCAACGCGATCATCGACGCGCTGGCCCCGCTTGGCGTGACCGATCTGCAGATGCCGGCCACGCCGCATCGCGTGTGGTCCGCGATTCAAGCCGCGAAACAGGCCGCGAAGCAAGCCTGA
- the rqpR gene encoding response regulator transcription factor RqpR (The RqpSR system (Regulating Quorum sensing and Pathogenicity Sensor kinase and Response regulator) co-occurs with and modulates the expression of cis-2-dodecenoic acid quorum-sensing systems.), whose translation MSLRILIVEDHAVVRQGVRQLLLDRGIAREVAEAQSGSAALDAVVHQSFDVVLLDISLPDMNGVEVLKRLKRKAPRVAVLMFSMYREDQYAVRALKAGASGYLSKTVDAAQMIGAIQQVAAGRKYVSPEMAEALADYVSFDGEQLPHEKLSDREYQTLCMLASGKRLTDIAATLSLSVKTVSVYRTRLLDKMKLRNNAELTFYVMSNRLVDLNPAMAG comes from the coding sequence ATGAGCCTGCGCATCCTGATCGTCGAAGATCACGCGGTGGTCCGCCAGGGCGTTCGCCAACTGCTGCTCGATCGCGGTATCGCGCGCGAAGTCGCCGAGGCGCAAAGCGGTTCCGCAGCGCTCGACGCGGTCGTCCATCAGAGCTTCGACGTGGTGCTTCTCGACATCTCGCTGCCCGACATGAACGGGGTCGAGGTGCTCAAGCGCCTGAAGCGCAAGGCGCCGCGCGTCGCGGTACTGATGTTCTCGATGTACCGCGAGGATCAGTACGCGGTGCGTGCGCTGAAAGCCGGCGCGTCCGGCTATCTGTCGAAGACGGTCGACGCCGCGCAGATGATCGGTGCGATCCAGCAGGTCGCGGCGGGCCGCAAGTACGTGAGCCCCGAGATGGCCGAGGCGCTCGCCGACTACGTCTCGTTCGACGGCGAACAACTGCCGCACGAAAAGCTGTCCGATCGCGAATACCAGACGCTGTGCATGCTCGCGTCGGGCAAACGGCTCACCGATATCGCGGCGACGCTGTCGCTGTCGGTGAAGACGGTCAGCGTGTACCGCACGCGGCTGCTCGACAAGATGAAGCTGCGCAACAACGCTGAACTCACGTTCTATGTGATGAGCAACCGCCTCGTCGATCTGAATCCCGCGATGGCGGGCTAG
- a CDS encoding amino acid permease, with protein MSLFRKKSVEHMLAASAQTAGLKKALGALDLTFLGVGAIIGTGIFVLTGTGAVQAGPALMVSFVIAAIACGFAALAYAEFASTIPVAGSIYTYSYATLGELAAWIIGWDLMLEYGLATSAVSVGWSGYLQSLLSGFGVSLPIALSAAPGAIPGQETLFNLPAFLVMMAITALLSFGVRESARINNIMVAIKVVVVLLVIAVGVFHVTPANWHPFMPHGWSGVFGAAAVMFFAFIGFDSVSSAAEEVKNPKRDLPIGIIASLGVCAVLYVAVAAVVTGIVPSEKFMGISHPVSYALQLAGQNWVAGFIDLGAVLGMLTVILVMAYGQTRVIFAMSRDGLLPAKLSKVHPRFATPFFTTWLVGIFFGLIGALVPLNVLAELINIGTLAAFSMVSIAVLVLRKTHPELPRAFRCPGVPVVPVLAVASCLFLMLNLQGITWAAFVIWLLIGMVIYFGYSRRHSKLAK; from the coding sequence ATGTCCCTATTTCGCAAAAAGAGCGTCGAGCACATGCTCGCAGCGAGCGCTCAGACTGCCGGCCTGAAAAAGGCGCTCGGCGCACTCGACCTCACTTTCCTCGGCGTCGGCGCCATCATCGGCACCGGCATCTTCGTGCTGACCGGCACGGGCGCCGTGCAGGCAGGCCCCGCACTGATGGTCTCGTTCGTGATCGCGGCGATCGCCTGCGGCTTCGCCGCGCTCGCCTACGCGGAATTCGCGTCGACGATTCCGGTCGCCGGTTCGATCTACACGTACTCGTACGCGACGCTCGGCGAACTGGCCGCGTGGATCATCGGCTGGGACCTGATGCTCGAGTACGGACTCGCGACCTCGGCAGTGTCGGTCGGCTGGTCCGGCTATTTGCAGTCGCTGCTGTCGGGCTTCGGCGTGTCGCTGCCGATCGCGCTGAGCGCGGCCCCCGGCGCGATCCCCGGACAGGAAACGCTGTTCAACCTGCCCGCTTTCCTCGTGATGATGGCGATCACCGCGCTGCTGTCGTTCGGCGTGCGCGAGTCCGCCCGGATCAACAACATCATGGTCGCGATCAAGGTGGTCGTCGTGCTGCTGGTGATCGCTGTCGGCGTGTTTCACGTCACCCCGGCCAACTGGCACCCGTTCATGCCGCACGGCTGGAGCGGCGTGTTCGGCGCAGCCGCGGTGATGTTCTTCGCGTTCATCGGCTTCGACTCGGTATCGTCGGCTGCGGAAGAAGTGAAGAATCCGAAGCGCGATCTGCCGATCGGCATCATCGCGTCGCTCGGCGTGTGCGCGGTGCTGTATGTGGCAGTGGCCGCGGTCGTCACCGGCATCGTGCCGTCGGAGAAGTTCATGGGTATTTCGCACCCGGTGTCGTACGCGCTGCAGCTCGCGGGGCAGAACTGGGTCGCGGGCTTCATCGATCTCGGCGCCGTGCTCGGCATGCTGACCGTGATTCTCGTCATGGCCTACGGGCAGACCCGTGTGATCTTCGCGATGTCGCGCGACGGCCTGCTGCCCGCGAAGCTGTCGAAAGTGCATCCGCGCTTCGCGACACCGTTCTTCACGACGTGGCTCGTCGGTATCTTCTTCGGTCTGATCGGCGCGCTGGTGCCGCTCAATGTGTTGGCTGAACTGATCAATATCGGCACGCTCGCGGCGTTCTCGATGGTGTCGATCGCGGTGCTCGTGCTGCGCAAGACGCACCCCGAGCTGCCGCGCGCATTCCGTTGCCCGGGCGTGCCGGTCGTGCCGGTGCTCGCGGTTGCATCGTGCCTGTTCCTGATGCTGAACCTGCAAGGCATCACGTGGGCCGCATTCGTGATCTGGCTGCTGATCGGCATGGTCATCTATTTCGGCTACTCGCGCCGTCATTCGAAACTGGCAAAGTAA
- a CDS encoding (2Fe-2S)-binding protein codes for MAISISLTVNGAPVSATVDPGTLLVQFLRDQLRLTGTHVGCDTAQCGACTVQLNGRAIKSCNILAVQADGADVTTIEGLTHNGALHPMQAAFKHCHGLQCGFCTPGMVMSAVALVQRQPDLTGDDVREQLDGNLCRCTGYHNIVKAVLEGAAGMKSSAASSATAGANAA; via the coding sequence ATGGCGATCAGCATTAGTCTGACGGTCAATGGCGCACCCGTGAGCGCCACAGTCGACCCTGGCACCCTGCTTGTCCAGTTCCTGCGCGATCAACTCCGTCTGACCGGCACCCACGTCGGCTGCGATACGGCGCAATGCGGTGCCTGCACCGTGCAGCTGAACGGCCGCGCGATCAAGTCCTGCAACATCCTCGCCGTGCAAGCCGATGGCGCGGACGTCACGACTATCGAAGGGCTCACGCACAACGGCGCGCTGCATCCGATGCAGGCCGCGTTCAAGCACTGCCACGGTCTGCAATGCGGCTTCTGCACGCCGGGCATGGTGATGAGCGCGGTGGCGCTGGTACAGCGTCAACCCGATCTGACCGGCGACGACGTGCGCGAACAGCTCGACGGCAATCTGTGCCGCTGTACGGGCTATCACAACATCGTCAAGGCCGTGCTCGAAGGCGCCGCGGGCATGAAGTCGTCCGCTGCATCAAGCGCAACTGCCGGCGCGAATGCCGCCTGA
- a CDS encoding AAA family ATPase yields MQPASIDDTLAQLAAQRYFASRELATALYLALRMERPLFVEGEPGVGKTELAKAAAGMLGTTLLRLQCYEGLDTASALYEWDYPRQIMALRLAEASGERPDNDTLYRGEFLLKRPLLQALMPDEHHPGARRVLLIDEIDRADEPFEAFLLELLSDFQVSIPEYGTVRATQPPLVIMTSNRTREVHDALKRRCLYQWIGYPDRERELEIVAARAPLTSAQLQRRAVDFVHRLRGMDLFKAPGIAETIDWCRALEALSVTELDPQSVQNTLGVLLKYQDDLARVDATQIAQCLSR; encoded by the coding sequence ATGCAGCCGGCTTCGATCGACGACACCCTTGCCCAACTCGCCGCCCAGCGCTATTTCGCAAGCCGCGAACTCGCGACCGCGCTGTATCTCGCGCTGCGCATGGAGCGGCCGCTGTTCGTCGAAGGCGAGCCGGGCGTCGGCAAGACCGAGCTCGCGAAAGCCGCGGCGGGCATGCTTGGCACCACGCTGCTGCGACTGCAATGCTATGAGGGCCTCGACACCGCGAGTGCGCTCTATGAATGGGACTACCCGCGTCAGATCATGGCGCTGCGGCTTGCCGAAGCGAGCGGCGAGCGCCCCGACAACGACACGCTGTATCGCGGCGAATTCCTGCTCAAGCGTCCGCTGCTGCAGGCGCTCATGCCCGACGAACACCATCCCGGCGCGCGGCGCGTGCTGCTGATCGACGAGATCGACCGCGCCGACGAACCGTTCGAGGCATTCCTGCTGGAACTGCTTTCGGACTTCCAGGTATCGATTCCCGAATACGGCACCGTGCGCGCGACGCAGCCGCCGCTCGTCATCATGACGTCGAACCGCACGCGCGAAGTGCATGACGCGTTGAAGCGCCGCTGTCTGTATCAATGGATCGGCTATCCGGATCGCGAGCGCGAACTCGAGATCGTCGCCGCGCGCGCGCCACTTACGTCGGCGCAATTGCAGCGGCGCGCGGTCGACTTCGTGCATCGGCTGCGCGGCATGGATCTGTTCAAGGCGCCCGGCATCGCCGAAACGATCGACTGGTGCCGCGCGCTCGAAGCGCTGTCGGTCACCGAGCTCGATCCGCAATCCGTGCAGAACACGCTCGGTGTGCTGCTCAAGTATCAGGACGATCTCGCGCGCGTGGACGCCACGCAGATCGCGCAGTGTCTGTCCCGGTGA